The Culex pipiens pallens isolate TS chromosome 2, TS_CPP_V2, whole genome shotgun sequence DNA window ttatgcACTCTGATAGAGCAACATCATTAACCCTTGCACCACGACGGGTCTGACACGACATtattaatgaattttaaaagtaCAAACTATAAATGGGATAATTACGCACTTTTTTTAACAATGCCAAACATATTAACGATCCTGTCTCTTCAACGGATAAACCTGATCgcagaagcgaaaaaaaaaataatcaaacaaatttaattacTCTTTTTTTGATTGCCATCTGTCACTCGGACATGTTATAAAATTAGAGCCGCAAACatggaaatttattttcccaCCACTCGATCACACACACCCAAACAAATACGCACAAATACATCCGCTAATACCGtgtgcaaataaaaataaggtAGGAAAAAATGGTGAGTGTGTTGTTGTCATACACGCTCACACGTGTCAAATCCGAAAAATGCACCCACAAAGCAGGCTGCAGCGTTTTTCCAGCAGCATAGCACACGTGTGACGATTCGCAACACCGCCTGCTACGACCAGTAGCAATGTGTGCGCGCTTGTAtttctgtttttatttattttgattttttttgtttgaaaaaaaatgttgttttcttCCCCACTAATTAACTATTATTTATGCatgatttattaatattttattttctcccGTAACGCACTTGTACCTCTACCCCCTcaaaacatgtttcaaaaaatatgatacGTTCCCCCTCCCTTATGTGTAGCACCCCGCCCCCGTTCATCCATCACCCTTCATGTATATGTGTGTATGTAGTTCCATTTGTCCCTtgtgaaataataataaaaaaaaagttttatgtttCGCCAACTGCGTATTGGCGCGTCGCTGTAATCATttgtaatagttttttttcgttcgttttttttaaggaacggtagcaaaaatgtaatttttaatccgCTGAGACAAGCGTTCGTGGATGAGCTTAaaagctcacaaaaaaaaacattgcgagAGAGTCTGTGTGCGACGATAATGCCATGCGAAAACCGATTTATTCAACAATTAGGCTCAATTTCCATGTCTGTTTTTCTCTTCCCACCCCCTCACATCACTTGCTTGATAATAATCCGAAAAACAGCCGTTCCGCCGTTATCCGGGGCCGCGTCGTCACGTCGCTGCAGATGGGGCTGGTCGGAGTTCGCGTGAGCACTTCGACACCGTTGGAGGGATTCACGCTGACGCGGGACGACGGATGGTTCGATCTGATGGTGAACGGAGGAGGTGCGATCACGTTGCAGTTTGGCCGATCGCCGTTCCGGCCGCAGACGCGGATTGTGCAGGTACCGTGGAACGAGGTGGTCATCATCGATACGGTGGTGATGTCTACGCTGGACGACAAGGAGAAGAGTGGAATTCCGCACACGTGCTTCTCGCACGATTACGACTCGATGAAGCCGGTCGTGTTGGCCACGTGGAAGCACGGATTCCAGGGGGCGTGTCCGGATCGGAGCGCCATCTTGGCGGAATCGCAGGTGGTGCAGGAATCGTTGGCGATTCCTGGAACTGGGCTGAACCTGGTTTACCATAGCAGTCGTGCCGCTGGATATTTGTCCACGATCAAGTTGCAGCTGACTCCGGATACGATCCCGCAAACACTTAAGCTGATCCACCTGAGGATCACCATCGAAGGAATCCTGTTCGAGCGGGTATTCGAAGCTGACCCGGGTATCAAGTTCACGTACCCGTGGAATCGCCTCAACATTTACCGCCAACGCGTCTACGGCATTACGACGGCCGTGGTCAAGGTCGGATATCAGTACACCGACTGCAAGGACATCATCTGGGACGTGCAGACGACCAAGCTGAGCGGACACGACATGAGCATCTCCGAAGTTGGAGGATGGAACCTGGACATTCACCACCGGTACAACTTCCACGAGGGCATTCTGCAGAAGGGAGACGGATCCAACATCTACCTGAAGCACAAGCCACGTGTGATCCTCACCACCATGGGCGACGGCCATCAACGACCGCTGGATTGTAACGACTGCAACGGAGTTTCCGCCAAGCAACGATTGCTCGCACCGGTCGCCCTAGCGGCAGCCCCCGATGGTTCTCTCTACGTAGGAGACTTCAACTACATCCGAAGGATCATGATCGACGGAACCGTCAAGACAGTGGTGAAACTGAACGCAACCCGCGTCTCCTACCGCTACCACATGGCCCTCAGTCCGCTCGATGGATCGCTGTACGTGTCCGACCCGGAATCGCACCAGATCATCAAGGTCAAAAACAAGGACGACTCGCACGATCCCGAACACAACTGGGAACCGATCGTCGGAAGCGGCGAACGATGCCTGCCCGGAGATGAAGCCCACTGCGGAGACGGAGGACTCGCCCGCGATGCCAAGCTGGCCTACCCGAAGGGAGTCGCCATCTCGTCCGACAACGTACTCTTCTTCGCCGACGGAACCAACATCCGAATGGTCGATCGCGACGGCGTGATCAGCACCCTGATCGGCAACCACATGCACAAGTCCCACTGGAAGCCGGTCCCGTGCGAGGGCACTCTCAAGATCGAAGAAATGCACCTCCGATGGCCCACCGAGCTGACGATCAACCCACTGGACGACACCCTACACATCATCGACGATCACATGATCCTGCGCATGACTCCGGACGGACGAGTTCGCGTGATCGCGGGACGACCTCTGCACTGCTCATCCGCCTCACCAACCACGTTCGACTCGGATCTCGCCGCTCACGCCACCCTCGTCATGCCACAAAGCATCGCGTTCGCACCGTCAGGTGATCTCTACGTCGCAGAGTCCGACTCCCAACGCATCAACCGAATCCGCGTTATCGGAACCGACGGCAAGATCGCCGCGTACGCCGGCGCCGAGTCCAAGTGTAACTGTCTAGAGCGCGGCTGTGACTGCTACGAAGCCGATCACTACCTGGCGATCAGTGCCAAATTCAACACGATCTCGGCCATCACGGTCACCCCCGACGGTCACGTTCACATCGCCGATCAGGCCAACTACCGCATCCGTTCGGTGATTTCAAGCCTGCCAGAAGCCGGAACCTCAAAGGAGTACGAAATCTACGCCCCGAACGCGCAAGAAATCTACGTGTTCAACCGCTTCGGACAGCACATCGCCACCAAGAACATCATGACCGGCGAGATCACGTACAGCTTCCTGTACAACGTCAACACCTCGAACGGCAAACTCAGCACGGTCACCGACGCCGCCGGAAACAAGGTGTTCCTGCTGCGTGACTACACCTCGCAGGTCAACTCGATCGAAAACACCAAGGGTCAAAAGTGCCGTCTCCGGATGACCCGCATGAAGATGCTGCACGAACTCAGCACTCCAGACAACTACAACGTCACGTTCGACTACCAAGGACCAACGGGACTGCTCAAGACGAAGCTCGACTCAACCGGACGCTCCTACGTGTACAACTACGACGAGTTTGGTCGCCTAACATCGGCCGTCACCCCAACCGGCAAGGTCATCGATCTAACCTTCGACCTGTCCGTCAAGGGCGCCACCGTCAAGGTCACCGAAAACTCCCAACGCGAGGTCTCCATGCTCATCCAAGGATCCTCCGTCGTTTCCCGTGTCGGTGAAGCCGCCACCAAAACCACCGTCCTCGTCGACGGAAGCACCACCAGCGTCTCCCCATGGGGCAACACCGTGTCCGTCGAGTCCGTCCCCTACATCCTGCTCGCCGAAATCGACCCCCTCCTCGGCGAAAGCTACCCCGTCCCGTCCAAGCAGCGCACCGAAATCAATGGCGACCTGTCGAACCGCTTCGAGTGGCGCTACTTCATCCGGCACGTCCCTGTGCGCGGCAAGAACTCCCGCGCCCTCACCCAGGTCGGCCGCAAGCTGCGCGTCAACGGCGAGAACCTTCTAACGTTCGAGTACGAAAAGGACAGCTCCTCGATCACGGTCTCCGTGGACGACAAGACCGAACTGCTGAACGTCACGTACGACAAGTCTTCGCGACCGGTCGCGTACCGCCCACAGTCGGGAGAGTACGCCGACGTGGATCTGGAGTACGATCGCTTCGGACGGTTGATCTCGTGGAAGTGGGGCAATCTTAAGGAGGAGTACACCTTTGATCGCGCAGGTCGGCTCAACGAGATCAAGTACGGCGACGGCAGCTCGATCGTGTACGCGTTCAAGGACATGTTCAGCAGTCTGCCGTTGAAGGTGACGACTCCGCGCCGATCGGACTACCTGCTGCAGTACGACGACGCGGGGGCGCTGCAATCGCTGACGACTCCACGCGGGCACATCCACGCGTTCTCGCTGCAAACCTCGCTTGGGTTCTTCAAGTACCAGTACTTCTCGCCGATCAACCGCCATCCGTTCGAGATTCTGTACAACGACGACGGGCAGATCTTGGCCAAGATTCATCCGCACCAGTCGGGTAAGGTGGCGTTCGTTTATGACAACGCTGGTCGGTTGGAGACCATCCTGGCTGGACTCTCTTCGACGCAGTACACCTACCAGGAAAGTACGAGCCTGGTCAAGTTGGTTGAGGTGCTGGAACCTGGATTCGAGCTGCGACGTGAATTCAAGTACCACGCCGGCGTGATGAAGGACGAGAAGCTCAAGTTTGGCTCGAAGAGTGCGCTGGCTTCGGCTCACTTCAAGTATCAGTACGATGGAAATGCAAGGATGAGTGGAATCGAGATGGACATTGACGGTAAGGATTTGCCGATCATGCGGTTCAAGTACGGACAGAGCTTGGGAACACTGGATGCGATCAGCGATCTGAGGATTACGAGGAATGCGTTCAACAGGACGGTTGTGCAGGACACCTCGAAGCAGTTCTTTACGATCACGGACTTTGACGAGCACGGAAGGGTGAAGAGTGTGCTGATCAACatcaagtcgtttgacgtttataGATTGGAGTTGGACTACGATTTGAGGAACAGGATCAAGACGCACAAGGTTATGGTTGGTCGCGTGACATCGCTTGATAAGGTCAACTACAACGCTGATGGACATGTTAGTGAGGTCGTTGGCACGAACAGCTGGAAGTATCTGTACGATGAGAATGGCAACATCATTGGAATTCTGGAGCAGGGCGACAAGACCAACTTAGGGTACGACACCGGTGATCGAGTGGTTCAGATTGGTGATGTGGAGTTTAACAGCTACGATGCTCGCGGATACGTTGTGCGTCGAGGTGAGCAAAAGTATCGCTACAACAACCGAGGCCAGCTGATCCATGCGTTGGAGCGCGATCGCTTCCAGACGTGGTACTTCTACGACGATATGGGACGCCTGGTGGCAAGTCATGACGAGAAGGGCAACGTTACGCAATACTTCTACGCAAACATCAACGCACCGGAACTGATCACGCACATTCACTACCCGAAGGTCGCGAAGACATTCCGATTCTTGTACGACGATCGCGACATGTTGGTGGCGGTGGAGACCGGCGAGCAGCGATACTACGTGGCTACCGATCAGAACGGATCGCCGATCGCGTTCTTCGACATCAACGGCAACATCGTGAAGGAGATCCGCCGTACGCCGTTCGGCAAGATCGTCAAGGACTCGAACCCGGACTTTTTCGTGCCGATCGACTTCCACGGAGGTCTGCTCGACCCGAACACCCGACTGGTTTACATGGAGAAGCGCCTTTACGACACGGCGGTCGGCCAATGGATGACCCCGTACTGGGAACAGCTCGCCACCGAGATGCGTCTGCCGACGGACGTGTTCATCTACCGATTCCACAACAACGATCCGATCAATAGGAAAGAACCGATGAACTACATGAACGACCTCAAGTCGTGGCTGCGACTGTTCGGGTACGACGTGACCAAGATGCAGGGCTCGACCTACACCAAGGACATGATCTACCGGCCGAACGCCATGATCAAGTCACCCCAGCTGGCGCCCGACTTTGGCGTAATGTCCGGACTGCAGTGCATCGTTGAGAAGGTAGGTTGATCGTGGTTAAATTTCGGATTGACTTTAGACTGATCGCGCTTTTTATTTTCTCCATAGGTTGACGAAAAGTTCTCGGACTTTGGCTTCGTGCCGAAGCCGCTGCTTAAGATGGAGCTCAAGACGAGGAATCTGCTGCCGCGGGTTGCCTACCGGCGAGGCGTGTTTGGCGAGGGAGTGCTGATATCCCGCATCGACGGACGAGCGCTGGTCAGCGTGGTCGACGGATCGAACAGCGTCGTTCAGGACGTAGTTTCCTCCGTGTTCAACAGCTCGTACTTCCTGGATCTGCACTTTAGCATTCACGATCAGGACGTGTTTTACTTCGTCAAGGACAACATCATGAAGCTGCGCGATGACACGGAAGAGTTGCGCCGGCTTGGTGGAATGTTCAACATCTCGACGCACGACATCAACGATCATGCGGTCTCGAACGGTAAGGAACTGCGGCTGCACGGCCCGGACGCCGTGGTCATCATCAAGTACGGCGTCGATCCGGAACAGGAACGGCACCGCATCTTGAAGCACGCTCACAAGCGGGCCGTCGAACGGGCCTGGGAGCTCGAGAAGCAGCTGGTGGCCGCTGGATTCCAGGGTCGCGGCGACTGGACCGAGGAAGAGAAGGAAGAACTGATCTCGCACGGTGACGTCGACGGATGGGTCGGGGTGGACATTCACAGCATACACAAGTACCCGCAACTCGCGGATGACCCCGGCAACGTGGCCTTCCAGCGGGACTCGAAGCGAAAACGACGGAAGAGCGGAAGCCACAAAGCGCAAACGCTCCGACAGCACAGGCACGAGAGCTCGTGAAATAGCACCACCCTAGCGTAAGCAAAAAACAAACTCTCTATCCAATCTGTGAAgctttccaaaaacaaaacaaaaaaaacgcatgaaaaacaagtaaattttcaaagaacGCTCTCTCTTGCTCTTTTAAGGAAAATCTTTCTCCGAGAACTGATTTGAAGAAAGAGAAGTGAATATTAGAAATATTGTGATACATAGATTTATTTTGGATTATTTTCGTAGggttaaaacaaaacaacatcaacaacaacataaaaacaaaaaaaaagacgatGATAGGACGACGTTAAGCGTGACCGTAACAAGTTTTCTACACTTGCGCAGAACGaaaattatgaaacaaaaaaaatcctttctcaTTCAAGTCCGCAAAATGATAATATCAACagcaaacaacaacacacacaaaaacacagGAAGCAAACACACCATTGATCAAAATGCCCCAAAAATAAGGTCCTTTTTCTTGCTTGAAGAATCGTGAAATTATGAAAGACAAATAATACTCTCTCCAACAAAAACTCGTTTTCGTACATTTTTGAGAGCGACTCTCTGCGGTCTTTCACTCTCGTTTACCGAGTCATGGTTTGCTTACCTTTGACGAAGTAGGCTAGGCCGAATTCGATTCGAAGATCTTGCTGCGTTCTTTCGTTGTtttatttcttgacttttttttgataaggtcctataaacaaatgtaaacattgagtgtatcccgcttactccgatggactttgacataaggtgtgaaagggatacactcaatgtttacatttgtttataggaccttatcaaaaaaaagtcaagatttcttTTTCACACTTTCACTAATcacaaccgtttttttttttcgaatgacgTCCCCACGAGCAAAtccccaattgggtcctaaaatgaagtttaaatttgtgatattattgttcacaacgataaagcttatttttcttagtTAAATGACCCTTTGCACAACCACAAAggattcaaaattgatttttaaatcaattttgaaaaattagcttcgcggtccttcttgacagataaggtcctacttgacagctcgttccaaggggaccatagttgatccatcgaaaaaatgttgtcttgtcatttgttttgcattttattggaaaaaggtgatcagaaatggtttttaatcatgttttaaaccgttgtacataaaaaattacataaggctttaggaccctattctaTTTCTCACCCTCTCACAGTATTGTTGTTTTTTGCAAGCagtaacataaccaaacttttcggcaccctcaTCAAACATCAAGTCAGTACAAACATGTTGCCGGATCTTTTTCCGGATCTCttccggaaaagatccggcagcaatttttcatggtttgacgtttgctacGAGAGATCAAAGAGCGTCTCTTCGTGTCtatttgattttatgttttgttttgacattttcacGAGTCGATTAATCACTAAAACTTtcacgcgttttttttttttatgactgtttaaaatcgttttttcttaaaaatttccgTAATTTTTTTAACGTCTCCACGATGACAGTTCAGCTAACGTGACTGCGTTCTTGTTAGTCAAAGTGGCTGCGTACTTTTTCCTTCGTATGGTGAAATGACcaattgtcatttttggacagtggaaaaaagaaaaacgcaaatttCACGATTCTGCAAGTAGGAAAAAAGACTCTTGCTAACCCCACTCTGAAAAGAGCGTAaagagaaaacatatttttatagagTAAGCTACAAACACGCAGGCAGAAAACAGATCAAACAATAATCCATtgtgaaatacacacacaacatataaaagtgaaaaagtaaaacaaGTAACGTAATAAATATGGTTTCCGCCATGTTGTGAATGTCGCcagtttttctaaaaaacaaccCACACTGACCCATCTAAAAACAGAATATTATTTCATCGCATCGCAGTTATCATCCGCTTTAAACCCCCGCCCCCAACTCCCCAACAATACTCGTACATTGTATGGTGGAAACAAAAGTGTATCATCATCATACAAACATAAACACAAATggtaaaatcaaatcaaaatcacatTCTCACGCCATTCCGTGAACCacgttttttcaaacaaaactagAACAAAAACGACGTATAGAGGAAGGGAAAATATTatcattttatatattttgcagaaagaaaaaaaaaaagacgaaaGGATGAGAAAGTAAGAAAACGCAAACGGACAAGCAGAacaaaacagaagaaaaaaaaacacttataaATAGGAGAACAATGTAGTTAATTAGCTGAAAATTAAATGTGGAAAATTGTGAATGTCTTTTAGCACGTAAGCAGCAGTTTTAAGGcaaacaaaagaaaataaaacgaaTGTGACAGTAGAATATGGAAATTGCATGATGGAAAATTCtctaacacacacacaaccaacaaaaaaaagcaaactttGGTGTTGTGCAAACAGTGCCATTGAACTAGTCgatactgtaaaaaaaaagaaactcacaaacaaatgaaaaaagaataaaacaatTACCGGAGACAACTCAGCAAATGGTCgtggaaatatttttacaaaacagaaaaaagaagaaacaaaatTGAGAAGACACAAATCAAGAAGTGACTGAGAAATCTCACCGAAAGCGGGAGATACAACATAACAAAGAAAAAGGAGAAGATTACAAGTGGTGCCATATGAAAGCGGGGGGAGACGAGACGGAAACGAATGCACACGTTATTGAACGAAAACAAAAGGGGAAATGATAAAACACTTAATCCGTAGGTGACATTTGTACAGTAAACTTAGTAAACACTAGTGATAAAGAGACAAAATAAGTAAACAAAACAGTGAGACAGACGAAACGATATAAACAAAATAGTGAAATCTTCTCCTTTTTGcagaaattttaatggttttatcGGCGCGCCAGCGCGCGCAGTAGGCCATGAGACGATTCTATTACCCCGAACGCGTAGTACTAGAATGGCCCCGCCCcctaaaaaacacaaacacacgcatACTAGTGATGTGTAGTAGGCCGTGTTTTTAATTTGTGTGCGTCGTGAGCGCACGCGCCAAGCAGTGGTGTTTTTAATTTCGATTCCAAATCGAGCTTAACGTGACgacaaacaatttcctattttGCGTTTCATAACCCCTTTTGATACAtcacacaaacaacaacaacaaaataacgAAATCACACAGACACAAATCCGTCTTGCTTCCTGATTTtaactgaataaaaaaagaTGAATGATAATTAAAAACAGATAATCTCCTAGCAAATGTCGATATAGAAATGGGGAAACATAAAACTCACACAGCTCCAAATGGTTGGCTCAAAAACGGcaaacaagaagaaaaaaatggtaaattctCTTTTCTTGGCTTCTACAGGGTATTTGTAATAAATTCTTATATGAACCGAACACATGGAAGGTAATCTAAAACACGAAGCAGATGAAATAGAACAAGAATCACTACCGAATAAGCATCATTTAAATCAagcgaaacaaaaacaaaaaaatacagaaaacataaaacatagtTGACTAAAGATAACGCAAACAATACCAAAACATATAAGTAGCAAACCACTCAAACATATGGAAGTGAAGCGACATTTTGTTTTCAGTTTACTGaactcacacaaacacacattcaAACAGTACTCGTTTACAGCAATACTCTCAGACACAGCACACAAATACACCAATACTCGCTCTGATTCTGTCTCCTCGAAAAAAACTGGAAGACGCTTGCAAACTATTTTTTGTCTGAAACCTATTCTGTTACGTTCCAGAATAGGAGATTGTTTATTTTGCCCCTCGCCTCCCAAATAACAATAGAAACTGCTTAAGTTTCGTTCGTTGAATATAAATGGTCAAACCCGCgatcccaacaaaaaaaaaaacagaaaaaaacaagctAAGATGAATGTAGAACTGTAGAGAAaataaagcaaacaaaaaaaaatgaatgaaagaaTGAAGTAAAAACTCAAAAGCAATACGAGAAAACGGCGACTAACTTTTCTCGGTGTAGGAAAAAGAAGTAGAAGTGACTTCCGCACAGCGCGCCtactttgatcttttttttccgTACACGACACATACGATTCCGACTCATTGCCGTGCCCCGTTTCGAAACGAGAGGCcggatttttgtttcaaaacaaaacaatttagaCCGTCGATACGAAATTgtgcaatcaaaaattttgttttcttaccCTCGACCGCAAAGAGGAAAGAAATATCAATCAATGTACTGAAGAGTGCGTCTTTTTTCCAAGGAAAAAGATGGCGCTCCCTTTTTGACTATTGTTTAAGATCAGAACTCGAATGAATTAAAAATCAGGAAAAACAAATCTGAAAGACTTTGTACATAATTTGTGTATTTATTGGTTAATCTTGTctgctttttttaaaacaaactcaaaatTAAGCAGTTTACCACTACGCTAAGTTTGTTTATCAGTTTAGAGCAAACGTTGTAAATAGTGCTCTCTATCActcaacacacaacacaacttTAACGGAAAGACTTAGTTGTAGCTTCTTtttccgaaataaaaaaaacacgggGCAAACTTCCCCGCCAGAATTCGTGTCGTGTagcaaagcaaacaaaaaaaacactatataAAGAGGCAGAATATCTGTGAGCATTACTATAATATAGTAATTCCGCTCTCTTCCGAATGGAATATTCTCTCTGTAAAAAAAGAACAGTAAACCTTGCTCCCTCCgtgttattttgtaaatttttatttcaacttcCCGA harbors:
- the LOC120427875 gene encoding teneurin-m isoform X5; its protein translation is MNSYEFNATMECRDNGILRGAVKNNTRARRRRNRLCRQKKNTKALEIRNPQKTIELAHKQFKILAKLKIMNYQFYRKSEGCLLDGVPPSAPPDVPPRNPTMSRMNGRVTGNPTELGVDFEPSCLVRTPSGNVYIPSGNLAINNKGSPIDYKTGSACSTPTKDTLKSCDRYMGPVLPPRSAMCGPPSHHYSAPLNFRKGFTFTKCTWKCTAILVILLSVILVITLLLTASNVLSISYPTTNPCTVLVDEKAEISAAKSTIADANRAADSGTAPGRPKPALSSSSPADSPSLSSASTSAASSSAASTAPANSNSNNNNGNNGGARTFPARSFPPDGTTFSQISLGARLSKEIPPYSYWNMQFYQSEPAYVKFDYGIPRGASIGVYARRNALPTHTQYHFKEVLSGFNARQTRAAHPSMRREVTRYMEPGHWFLSIYNDDGDAQEITFYGAVAEDMTQNCPNGCSGNGQCLLGHCQCNPGYGGDDCSESVCPVLCSQRGEYINGECQCNPGWKGKECSLRHDECEVPDCNGHGHCVSGKCSCVRGYKGKFCEEVDCPHPTCSGHGFCADGTCICKKGWKGPDCAAMDQDALQCLPDCSGHGSFDLDSQTCTCEPKWSGEDCSQELCDLNCGQHGRCVGDACACDAGWGGEFCNSRLCDPRCNEHGQCKNGTCLCVTGWNGKHCTLEGCPSGCSQHGQCHVSGELMWECRCYEGWDGVDCSVPLEQNCGDNKDNDRDGLVDCEDPECCSSHSCKTSQLCVSAPKPIDVLLRKQPPAITASFFERMKFLIDEGSLQNYAKLETFNESVFWNHFNASRSAVIRGRVVTSLQMGLVGVRVSTSTPLEGFTLTRDDGWFDLMVNGGGAITLQFGRSPFRPQTRIVQVPWNEVVIIDTVVMSTLDDKEKSGIPHTCFSHDYDSMKPVVLATWKHGFQGACPDRSAILAESQVVQESLAIPGTGLNLVYHSSRAAGYLSTIKLQLTPDTIPQTLKLIHLRITIEGILFERVFEADPGIKFTYPWNRLNIYRQRVYGITTAVVKVGYQYTDCKDIIWDVQTTKLSGHDMSISEVGGWNLDIHHRYNFHEGILQKGDGSNIYLKHKPRVILTTMGDGHQRPLDCNDCNGVSAKQRLLAPVALAAAPDGSLYVGDFNYIRRIMIDGTVKTVVKLNATRVSYRYHMALSPLDGSLYVSDPESHQIIKVKNKDDSHDPEHNWEPIVGSGERCLPGDEAHCGDGGLARDAKLAYPKGVAISSDNVLFFADGTNIRMVDRDGVISTLIGNHMHKSHWKPVPCEGTLKIEEMHLRWPTELTINPLDDTLHIIDDHMILRMTPDGRVRVIAGRPLHCSSASPTTFDSDLAAHATLVMPQSIAFAPSGDLYVAESDSQRINRIRVIGTDGKIAAYAGAESKCNCLERGCDCYEADHYLAISAKFNTISAITVTPDGHVHIADQANYRIRSVISSLPEAGTSKEYEIYAPNAQEIYVFNRFGQHIATKNIMTGEITYSFLYNVNTSNGKLSTVTDAAGNKVFLLRDYTSQVNSIENTKGQKCRLRMTRMKMLHELSTPDNYNVTFDYQGPTGLLKTKLDSTGRSYVYNYDEFGRLTSAVTPTGKVIDLTFDLSVKGATVKVTENSQREVSMLIQGSSVVSRVGEAATKTTVLVDGSTTSVSPWGNTVSVESVPYILLAEIDPLLGESYPVPSKQRTEINGDLSNRFEWRYFIRHVPVRGKNSRALTQVGRKLRVNGENLLTFEYEKDSSSITVSVDDKTELLNVTYDKSSRPVAYRPQSGEYADVDLEYDRFGRLISWKWGNLKEEYTFDRAGRLNEIKYGDGSSIVYAFKDMFSSLPLKVTTPRRSDYLLQYDDAGALQSLTTPRGHIHAFSLQTSLGFFKYQYFSPINRHPFEILYNDDGQILAKIHPHQSGKVAFVYDNAGRLETILAGLSSTQYTYQESTSLVKLVEVLEPGFELRREFKYHAGVMKDEKLKFGSKSALASAHFKYQYDGNARMSGIEMDIDGKDLPIMRFKYGQSLGTLDAISDLRITRNAFNRTVVQDTSKQFFTITDFDEHGRVKSVLINIKSFDVYRLELDYDLRNRIKTHKVMVGRVTSLDKVNYNADGHVSEVVGTNSWKYLYDENGNIIGILEQGDKTNLGYDTGDRVVQIGDVEFNSYDARGYVVRRGEQKYRYNNRGQLIHALERDRFQTWYFYDDMGRLVASHDEKGNVTQYFYANINAPELITHIHYPKVAKTFRFLYDDRDMLVAVETGEQRYYVATDQNGSPIAFFDINGNIVKEIRRTPFGKIVKDSNPDFFVPIDFHGGLLDPNTRLVYMEKRLYDTAVGQWMTPYWEQLATEMRLPTDVFIYRFHNNDPINRKEPMNYMNDLKSWLRLFGYDVTKMQGSTYTKDMIYRPNAMIKSPQLAPDFGVMSGLQCIVEKVDEKFSDFGFVPKPLLKMELKTRNLLPRVAYRRGVFGEGVLISRIDGRALVSVVDGSNSVVQDVVSSVFNSSYFLDLHFSIHDQDVFYFVKDNIMKLRDDTEELRRLGGMFNISTHDINDHAVSNGKELRLHGPDAVVIIKYGVDPEQERHRILKHAHKRAVERAWELEKQLVAAGFQGRGDWTEEEKEELISHGDVDGWVGVDIHSIHKYPQLADDPGNVAFQRDSKRKRRKSGSHKAQTLRQHRHESS